Proteins encoded together in one Hevea brasiliensis isolate MT/VB/25A 57/8 chromosome 16, ASM3005281v1, whole genome shotgun sequence window:
- the LOC131174771 gene encoding probable terpene synthase 8, with protein sequence MSTQAKSEQDNFRPSANFPSSVWGCSFASLSFQDSEFESLCKEVEIFKEKVKDILMQSTRGLIENIEFIDILCCLGVSYYFENEIEEQLNHIFIALPTFLHESDYDLHVAALLFRILRQHGHKVTCDVFNKFKDNDGRFKKTITNDVKSLLGLYEASFLSVHGEDILDEALAFTKPYLETLAEQASPHLAEHIKNSLVWPIHQSMERLKIHQYISFYEKEESRNETLLKFAELDYNRIQLLYRQELAILSRWSRDLNVMHKYPYTRDRIVEAYVWALGCICEPQFGASRLMIAKYVQMETVLDDTYDAYGTLDELYRFTAAFERCNVDGIDDHLPGYMKYLYKDFLKLFEETENDGNEGSSLKTSYAKEMFKELTRGYIIEAQWAKNGYVPAFDDYVQNGLIVSTCDVLASAFLLGMKDVGIKEMVWIRSNPKIVNSAKLLGTLKNDIAGHEEEQKRGDSPSSVECYMKEFGVSKEKAVKEIDKIFVNAWKDINEELLLQPRRVSKIILKYFLNFGRMSEFLYKFLDFYTNPSSMKDYVTKLLVDPFSI encoded by the exons ATGAGCACTCAAGCCAAAAGTGAGCAAGACAATTTTCGTCCATCGGCAAACTTTCCCTCTAGCGTTTGGGGTTGCTCTTTTGCTTCCCTATCCTTCCAAGATTCG GAGTTTGAATCACTTTGTAAAGAGGTGGAAATATTTAAAGAAAAGGTGAAAGATATATTAATGCAATCTACAAGAGGATTAATCGAAAATATTGAATTTATTGATATATTATGCTGCCTTGGAGTGTCATATTATTTTGAGAATGAAATTGAAGAACAATTAAACCATATTTTCATTGCTCTTCCcactttcctccatgaaagtgaCTATGACCTTCACGTTGCGGCGCTTCTATTTCGGATCTTAAGACAACATGGTCATAAAGTGACTTGTG ATGTTTTTaacaaattcaaagacaatgatggACGGTTCAAGAAAACCATCACCAATGATGTGAAAAGCCTCCTTGGCTTATACGAAGCTAGCTTTCTAAGTGTGCATGGAGAAGATATTTTAGATGAAGCCCTTGCTTTTACAAAGCCATACCTGGAAACTCTAGCTGAGCAGGCAAGCCCCCATCTTGCTGAACATATAAAGAATTCTCTGGTGTGGCCAATCCATCAAAGCATGGAAAGACTAAAGATTCACCAATATATATCCTTTTACGAAAAAGAGGAGTCTCGCAATGAAACTCTGCTGAAGTTTGCAGAGTTGGACTACAATCGAATTCAATTATTATATAGACAAGAGCTAGCCATTCTCTCAAG GTGGTCGAGAGACTTGAATGTTATGCACAAGTATCCTTATACAAGAGATAGAATTGTGGAGGCCTATGTATGGGCACTTGGATGCATTTGCGAACCTCAGTTTGGTGCTTCTCGGTTGATGATTGCTAAGTATGTGCAAATGGAGACAGTGCTAGATGACACATACGACGCATATGGAACACTGGATGAGCTCTATCGTTTTACAGCTGCATTTGAAAG GTGCAATGTTGATGGTATTGATGATCACCTGCCTGGGTACATGAAATATCTTTACAAGGATTTTTTGAAACTTTTTGAAGAGACGGAGAATGATGGCAATGAAGGAAGCTCTTTGAAAACCTCTTATGCCAAGGAGATG TTTAAAGAACTGACAAGAGGCTACATAATTGAGGCACAGTGGGCAAAAAATGGGTATGTGCCAGCATTCGATGATTATGTACAGAATGGATTAATCGTAAGCACTTGTGATGTCCTTGCTTCAGCATTCCTCCTCGGAATGAAGGATGTAGGGATTAAGGAAATGGTATGGATACGAAGTAACCCAAAAATTGTTAACTCTGCCAAGTTACTTGGAACTTTGAAGAATGACATAGCAGGCCACGAG gaGGAGCAAAAGCGCGGAGACTCTCCTTCAAGTGTGGAGTGCTACATGAAGGAATTTGGTGTGTCAAAAGAGAAGGCTGTTAAAGAGATTGATAAAATATTTGTAAATGCATGGAAGGACATAAATGAGGAACTACTTCTTCAGCCAAGACGTGTTTCAAAGATTATTCTCAAGTATTTTCTCAACTTTGGACGCATGTCAGAATTTCTGTACAAGTTCCTTGATTTCTACACCAACCCATCAAGTATGAAAGATTATGTCACAAAATTATTGGTTGATCCATTTTCAATATAA